From a region of the Anaeromyxobacter sp. genome:
- a CDS encoding tetratricopeptide repeat protein, with the protein MLVSLALAAEPAAEAPPAPPQAGLAPPQPAAAAPADTLPALLARADQGYAERDQPAALEASRQALEAALKLAPADAGALWRLARLEAWRSEDPAIPDKKKSELGKRAWELAERAIAIDPAPVEPWFYAVSGMGNYSLGIGILSALAQGIEGKFRDRLQQAERRDAGFQRGAIPVAWARFYFKLPWPKHDAGKSERMLRSALLENPDNVRARVYLAELYLDENRVAAAREEYLAALAKPPGQYDAPEERRWQDVARAGLAGLGTKKK; encoded by the coding sequence CTGCTCGTCTCCCTCGCGCTGGCCGCCGAACCCGCCGCCGAGGCGCCGCCGGCGCCCCCGCAGGCGGGCCTCGCGCCGCCGCAGCCAGCCGCCGCCGCGCCGGCCGACACGCTGCCGGCCCTGCTGGCCCGCGCCGACCAGGGCTACGCCGAGCGCGACCAGCCGGCCGCGCTGGAGGCCTCGCGCCAGGCGCTCGAGGCGGCCCTGAAGCTGGCCCCCGCCGACGCCGGCGCCCTGTGGCGCCTGGCGCGCCTCGAGGCCTGGCGGTCGGAGGACCCGGCCATCCCCGACAAGAAGAAGAGCGAGCTCGGCAAGCGGGCCTGGGAGCTGGCCGAGCGGGCCATCGCCATCGACCCGGCGCCGGTGGAGCCGTGGTTCTACGCGGTGAGCGGCATGGGCAACTACTCGCTCGGCATCGGCATCCTCTCGGCGCTGGCGCAGGGCATCGAGGGCAAGTTCCGCGACCGCCTGCAGCAGGCCGAGCGGCGGGACGCCGGCTTCCAGCGCGGCGCCATCCCGGTGGCCTGGGCCCGCTTCTACTTCAAGCTCCCCTGGCCCAAGCACGACGCCGGCAAGTCGGAGCGGATGCTCCGCTCGGCCCTGCTGGAGAACCCGGACAACGTGCGGGCCCGCGTCTACCTGGCGGAGCTCTACCTGGACGAGAACAGGGTCGCGGCGGCCCGCGAGGAGTACCTGGCGGCGCTGGCCAAGCCGCCGGGGCAGTACGACGCCCCGGAGGAGCGGCGCTGGCAGGACGTGGCGCGCGCCGGCCTGGCTGGCCTGGGCACCAAGAAGAAGTGA
- a CDS encoding VWA domain-containing protein produces the protein MTRRTRRTASLALVLALASGLAACQDYNFSPVRYCLIQPGTERVTLSDISTADILFVVDDSGSMGGEQQKLRDSFAAFVTKLKEGNQLRVASQLEPIDFHVAVTTTSVFLNAPTTATCKANCAGAEGQQVCCDATTSQPLTIPKACAAPTDCRAGNGCRTDCQGRSGEKTCCADVPNGVPERVAQACPALDQPCGLLQSRYVVPRSARLCAGATSCAVGPDPAAPNPAPAGYACRTTCLGLGGTSACCTADGIPWRDATCTLGVGSEGGLYPRGDFVRKGANPRVLHFEKALFCPPLAPPATGCGPVLPGGPQDLALQALVSQFGQNVAVGTCGSGQEQGLEAARRAIQKALGQGGQSQPADVLPAEWPHDKSKLVVVFVGDEDDCSGPEDASRGVIFSVTGNDACESDGALPPEQQRRFKLQEYADFLTGLGRPVAGAFIVSARAETCEDQSCQADICCDTACTGNANVCTVAGLCGGQGAGYRFLDLSALLRGRGADTVGGSVCNPGTPAKPGFSSILERVAEVVKQPAGLQLPTQPATAQLTILRIAGPDGKTRKTCFGPAPATMTVAQAEAASYDWWFTGGDDTNRTPTGPTRFVYLNRATRSCEANPGETYSADYLGLVPAAGCASTLDCQASLGGELADWTCDGYVAGAGGSRGTCLCGSGTP, from the coding sequence TACTGCCTCATCCAGCCGGGCACCGAGCGGGTGACGCTCTCGGACATCTCCACCGCCGACATCCTCTTCGTGGTGGACGACTCCGGCTCGATGGGCGGCGAGCAGCAGAAGCTGCGGGACAGCTTCGCCGCCTTCGTCACCAAGCTGAAGGAGGGCAACCAGCTGCGGGTGGCCTCGCAGCTGGAGCCCATCGACTTCCACGTGGCGGTCACCACCACCTCGGTCTTCCTGAACGCCCCCACCACCGCCACCTGCAAGGCCAACTGCGCCGGGGCGGAGGGGCAGCAGGTCTGCTGCGACGCCACCACCAGCCAGCCGCTCACCATCCCCAAGGCCTGCGCCGCGCCGACCGACTGCCGGGCCGGCAACGGCTGCCGCACCGACTGCCAGGGCCGCTCCGGGGAGAAGACCTGCTGCGCCGACGTCCCCAACGGGGTGCCGGAGCGGGTGGCGCAGGCCTGCCCCGCCCTCGACCAGCCCTGCGGCCTGCTGCAGAGCCGCTACGTGGTGCCGCGCAGCGCGCGGCTCTGCGCCGGCGCCACCAGCTGCGCCGTCGGCCCGGACCCGGCCGCCCCCAACCCGGCGCCCGCCGGCTACGCCTGCCGCACCACCTGCCTGGGCCTGGGCGGCACCAGCGCCTGCTGCACCGCCGACGGCATCCCCTGGCGCGACGCCACCTGCACCCTGGGCGTGGGCAGCGAGGGCGGCCTCTACCCGCGCGGCGACTTCGTGCGCAAGGGCGCCAACCCGCGCGTGCTGCACTTCGAGAAGGCGCTCTTCTGCCCGCCCCTGGCGCCGCCGGCCACCGGCTGCGGGCCGGTGCTGCCCGGCGGCCCGCAGGACCTGGCGCTGCAGGCGCTGGTCAGCCAGTTCGGCCAGAACGTGGCGGTGGGCACCTGCGGCTCGGGCCAGGAGCAGGGGCTGGAGGCGGCCCGCCGCGCCATCCAGAAGGCGCTCGGCCAGGGCGGCCAGTCGCAGCCCGCCGACGTGCTGCCGGCCGAGTGGCCGCACGACAAGTCGAAGCTGGTGGTGGTCTTCGTGGGCGACGAGGACGACTGCTCGGGCCCCGAGGACGCCAGCCGCGGCGTCATCTTCTCCGTCACCGGCAACGACGCCTGCGAGTCGGACGGCGCGCTGCCGCCCGAGCAGCAGCGCCGCTTCAAGCTGCAGGAGTACGCCGACTTCCTCACCGGCCTGGGCCGCCCGGTGGCCGGCGCCTTCATCGTCTCGGCCCGCGCCGAGACCTGCGAGGACCAGTCGTGCCAGGCCGACATCTGCTGCGACACCGCCTGCACCGGCAACGCCAACGTCTGCACGGTGGCCGGGCTGTGCGGCGGGCAGGGGGCCGGCTACCGCTTCCTGGACCTCTCCGCGCTGCTGCGCGGGCGCGGCGCCGACACGGTGGGCGGCTCGGTCTGCAACCCCGGGACGCCGGCCAAGCCCGGCTTCTCCTCCATCCTGGAGCGGGTGGCCGAGGTGGTGAAGCAGCCGGCCGGCCTGCAGCTCCCCACCCAGCCGGCCACCGCCCAGCTCACCATCCTGCGCATCGCCGGCCCGGACGGGAAGACCCGCAAGACCTGCTTCGGCCCGGCGCCCGCCACCATGACGGTGGCCCAGGCCGAGGCCGCCAGCTACGACTGGTGGTTCACCGGCGGTGACGACACCAACCGGACGCCGACCGGGCCGACCCGCTTCGTGTACCTGAACCGGGCGACGCGCTCCTGCGAGGCCAACCCGGGCGAGACCTACTCGGCCGACTACCTCGGGCTGGTGCCGGCCGCGGGCTGCGCCTCCACCCTCGACTGCCAGGCCTCCCTGGGTGGCGAGCTGGCCGACTGGACCTGCGACGGCTACGTGGCCGGGGCTGGTGGCAGCCGCGGCACCTGCCTCTGCGGCAGCGGCACCCCCTAG